The Parachlamydia acanthamoebae genome has a window encoding:
- a CDS encoding alpha/beta hydrolase produces the protein MDCCSSENPLFHSTHLSLMWSTYADSHEGNDCDDKASTDINLLYHEAGLEESHTSFSLTRHIVSARLNNGERSDFDSPPPGRNYTYIEPNENFGIAKKTYLIGDRDSLSKNREFSLKTHIAKIEFVYSKDKSRSVRRPKGRTIWMKEFDKFDFKKFSDRKILVLIHGFTVDYNGALKTLGRVAENIGHIYDIVIGYLYPAYAKPHEYARAEQNAIYAGKKRLPHIIASIQSVAKHLDIAAHSMGTIVAMHALNQGAIRYVNNLFFAGGVVGEKNILCEGEECKAFPYALSKVGKIYVLYSCKDEILPWLRFFHSEQPAGRLDSAVQQMPIAKNVCLINATSVVKSHSGYFKSEEVFKFFKLVAHHNDQNAQLEGAYFSLTPKGLSFVERPIICSKGTNGFITVGLFFKKMASFKLGQKGKERDQRKD, from the coding sequence ATGGATTGTTGTTCTTCAGAAAATCCGCTTTTTCATAGCACCCATCTTTCTTTGATGTGGTCCACCTATGCAGATTCACATGAAGGCAATGATTGTGATGACAAAGCAAGCACAGATATAAATCTCCTTTATCATGAAGCCGGCTTAGAAGAAAGCCATACAAGTTTTTCTCTTACTAGACATATTGTATCAGCTAGATTAAACAACGGTGAACGCTCGGATTTTGATTCTCCACCTCCTGGCCGTAACTACACATACATAGAGCCGAATGAAAATTTTGGTATAGCGAAAAAAACATATTTGATTGGTGATCGTGATTCCTTGAGTAAAAACCGTGAATTTTCATTAAAAACGCATATAGCAAAGATCGAATTTGTTTATTCCAAAGATAAAAGTCGTTCTGTTCGTCGGCCTAAAGGTCGAACGATATGGATGAAAGAGTTCGATAAATTTGATTTTAAAAAATTTTCTGATCGTAAAATTTTAGTGCTTATCCACGGATTCACTGTCGATTACAACGGTGCATTAAAAACTTTAGGGAGGGTTGCTGAGAACATTGGGCATATTTATGATATTGTCATTGGTTATTTGTATCCAGCCTATGCAAAGCCGCATGAATATGCCCGAGCTGAACAAAATGCGATATACGCCGGCAAAAAGCGCCTGCCACACATCATCGCATCTATACAATCGGTGGCTAAACATCTAGATATTGCAGCTCACAGTATGGGAACTATTGTTGCAATGCATGCGTTAAATCAAGGCGCTATTCGCTACGTCAATAATCTCTTCTTCGCCGGCGGAGTCGTTGGTGAAAAAAATATCTTATGTGAAGGAGAAGAATGTAAAGCCTTTCCATATGCATTATCTAAAGTTGGAAAAATTTATGTGCTTTATTCTTGTAAAGATGAGATATTACCTTGGTTGCGCTTCTTTCATTCTGAGCAACCCGCGGGACGTCTTGATAGTGCTGTTCAACAAATGCCCATTGCTAAAAATGTTTGCTTGATCAATGCCACTTCTGTTGTCAAAAGCCATAGCGGCTATTTCAAATCAGAAGAAGTCTTTAAATTTTTTAAATTAGTAGCTCATCATAATGATCAGAATGCTCAGCTAGAAGGGGCTTATTTTTCTCTGACACCTAAAGGATTATCTTTTGTGGAGCGACCCATTATTTGTTCAAAAGGGACAAATGGTTTCATTACTGTAGGTCTCTTTTTTAAGAAAATGGCCAGCTTTAAACTCGGCCAAAAAGGTAAAGAACGGGATCAGAGAAAAGACTAG
- a CDS encoding PhzF family phenazine biosynthesis protein, producing the protein MRTYTIHHTDSFTNTLFGGNPTVTVIGADSLHENEMKNIAREMNLSETGFIQKSEKADFRLRFFTPPGNEIKFCGHATVGALNTIAHEGLYGCTEAKNFFTIETNAGILDVEIDLSKKQAPHFIFDAPKIRLESSPYNLEETLRALDISKELIDASKAPMLEKTNQYLYLTARNLKCLEKINLNPRKAIEFASKDQIVVFCFLTHETFSTNNHIHARGFAPLVGVPEDPFTGSMQGGLAAYALDQRIIQSDQKWIHVEQGHFMHRPGFAKLEIMQTKPVQVKLHAEAMHVFASQLKLP; encoded by the coding sequence ATGCGTACATATACCATTCATCACACTGATTCTTTTACAAATACGTTATTTGGTGGCAATCCAACCGTCACTGTCATTGGTGCAGATTCTCTGCATGAGAACGAAATGAAAAACATTGCCCGTGAAATGAACCTTTCTGAAACAGGCTTCATTCAAAAAAGTGAAAAAGCTGATTTTCGTTTAAGATTTTTTACGCCTCCAGGGAATGAAATCAAATTTTGCGGACATGCCACTGTAGGGGCATTAAATACGATCGCCCACGAAGGCCTTTATGGCTGCACGGAAGCTAAAAATTTTTTCACGATAGAAACGAATGCTGGCATTTTGGATGTCGAAATTGATTTATCCAAAAAACAGGCACCGCATTTTATTTTCGATGCTCCCAAAATCCGACTAGAGTCATCTCCCTATAACCTAGAAGAAACTCTTCGTGCACTAGATATCTCAAAAGAGCTGATAGATGCATCTAAAGCTCCTATGCTAGAAAAAACAAATCAATACCTTTATTTGACTGCGCGCAATTTAAAATGCTTAGAAAAAATTAATTTGAATCCGCGAAAAGCAATTGAATTTGCTAGCAAAGATCAAATTGTGGTCTTTTGTTTTTTAACGCATGAAACTTTTTCTACAAACAATCACATCCACGCGCGAGGCTTTGCTCCTCTTGTTGGGGTCCCTGAAGATCCTTTTACAGGTTCCATGCAAGGCGGATTAGCGGCCTACGCTCTTGACCAAAGAATCATTCAATCTGATCAAAAATGGATCCATGTCGAACAAGGACATTTTATGCATCGTCCTGGTTTTGCGAAATTGGAGATCATGCAAACAAAGCCCGTGCAGGTTAAGCTGCATGCAGAAGCGATGCATGTTTTTGCCTCTCAGCTCAAACTTCCTTAA
- a CDS encoding helix-turn-helix transcriptional regulator codes for MKATDWKIYDPLIKALVELFHPYVEVAIHDLDQGKVVAIYHNFSQRKIGDPSPLQELKVNTQEFPDYFSAYYKKNWDGRLLKCTSITIRNAKGKAVGLICFNVDVSHAQETHERLAAFLQIKADAKNPIDAFGSQCEDQALFFIQQYLEEKKLSQNHLNREQKCELVQHLYHKGIFNFKNAAPFLAQYLSISRASIYNYIKQLGEA; via the coding sequence ATGAAAGCAACTGATTGGAAAATTTATGATCCTTTGATTAAAGCTCTTGTCGAGCTTTTTCATCCCTACGTTGAAGTCGCAATCCACGACTTGGATCAAGGAAAAGTGGTAGCAATCTACCATAACTTTTCCCAAAGAAAAATTGGCGACCCCTCACCCTTACAAGAATTAAAAGTGAATACTCAGGAATTTCCTGATTATTTTTCCGCCTACTACAAAAAAAATTGGGACGGCCGCCTTTTGAAATGCACATCAATTACGATCCGCAATGCAAAAGGAAAAGCCGTGGGCTTGATTTGCTTTAATGTAGATGTCAGCCATGCTCAAGAAACCCATGAAAGACTTGCAGCATTCTTACAAATTAAAGCAGATGCCAAAAATCCTATTGACGCCTTTGGAAGCCAATGTGAAGATCAAGCTCTCTTCTTTATTCAACAGTACTTAGAAGAAAAGAAATTATCTCAAAATCATTTAAACAGAGAGCAAAAGTGCGAGCTTGTGCAACACCTCTACCACAAAGGTATTTTTAATTTTAAAAATGCCGCCCCCTTTCTCGCCCAATATTTATCGATTTCTCGGGCAAGCATCTACAATTATATTAAACAATTGGGAGAAGCGTAA
- a CDS encoding efflux transporter outer membrane subunit has protein sequence MKMIKALFFLSVFLGGCTVGPKYEPPGMEMPTQWHSATEEGMNAEPLDCFLWWKSLNDPLLNSLIEQASLQNLDVQIAISRILEARAAKKGISAQLYPHIDGTINYGHVQYNNKILKDILGASCIDHHRKRNVNFFEIGFDAEWEIDLFGKTTHELNAARAEIGSSIESLRDLMVSLTAEIAKNYIEIRGSQHLLDIAKSHIQTQKETTLLTTGLFEAGFTSIIDQWQTEEQLMLLESEIPMLELSIEKGIHRLSILLGCPPAELFCVLREHHDLPELPHYKPLGIPSALLRNRPDIRRAERNLAASTEKVGSAMADLFPRFSLRGFIGDVATHLSRSSFVWFAGPQLLAPIFNSKLIQQDIDLNKIKTQQALYQYQKTVLEALEETENAIASYHHELEHNRKLFSAMQFSGESYNQLFHLYQTGFKGYLEVLVSQRSLLSTENAFLKSKIQLLMHYISLYKALGGGWETTCDDA, from the coding sequence ATGAAAATGATAAAAGCTCTTTTCTTCCTTAGCGTTTTTTTAGGTGGTTGCACGGTTGGTCCAAAATATGAGCCTCCCGGAATGGAAATGCCTACACAGTGGCATAGCGCTACTGAAGAAGGGATGAATGCTGAACCTTTGGACTGCTTTTTGTGGTGGAAATCTTTAAATGATCCTTTGCTTAATTCTTTAATTGAACAGGCTTCTCTGCAAAATCTCGATGTGCAGATCGCCATTTCCAGAATTCTCGAGGCCCGGGCTGCAAAAAAAGGAATTAGCGCACAGCTCTACCCACACATTGATGGCACCATTAATTATGGCCATGTGCAGTACAACAATAAAATTCTAAAAGATATCCTTGGAGCCTCTTGTATTGACCATCATCGCAAACGGAATGTCAATTTTTTTGAAATCGGTTTCGATGCCGAATGGGAAATCGATCTTTTCGGCAAAACAACACATGAATTAAATGCCGCACGCGCAGAAATTGGCTCCTCTATTGAAAGCCTGCGCGATTTAATGGTTTCTCTCACAGCAGAAATTGCAAAAAACTACATCGAAATTCGAGGTTCGCAACACCTCTTAGATATAGCTAAAAGCCATATTCAAACACAAAAAGAAACGACGTTATTGACAACGGGTCTCTTTGAAGCCGGATTTACGAGTATCATTGATCAATGGCAAACAGAAGAACAGCTCATGCTATTGGAATCTGAAATTCCAATGCTTGAACTTTCCATTGAAAAAGGCATTCACCGGCTTTCTATCTTGCTCGGATGCCCTCCTGCAGAACTCTTTTGCGTACTTAGAGAACACCATGACCTCCCCGAGCTTCCTCACTATAAACCTTTAGGAATCCCCTCTGCCTTGCTAAGAAACCGCCCAGATATTCGCAGAGCTGAACGAAATTTAGCGGCTTCCACTGAAAAAGTGGGAAGTGCGATGGCCGATCTTTTTCCTCGATTTTCATTAAGAGGATTTATCGGAGATGTTGCCACTCATTTAAGCCGCTCTAGCTTTGTGTGGTTTGCAGGCCCCCAATTACTAGCCCCTATTTTTAATAGCAAACTAATTCAGCAAGATATAGACCTTAACAAAATCAAAACTCAACAAGCCTTATATCAATACCAAAAAACGGTTTTAGAAGCTTTGGAAGAAACTGAGAATGCAATTGCTTCTTATCACCATGAACTTGAACATAATCGTAAGCTGTTTTCTGCTATGCAATTTAGTGGTGAATCCTATAACCAGCTCTTTCACCTTTATCAAACGGGCTTTAAGGGATATCTCGAGGTATTAGTCAGTCAACGCTCTCTTCTCTCAACTGAAAATGCCTTTTTGAAAAGTAAAATTCAGCTTCTCATGCATTACATTTCCCTTTATAAAGCATTAGGTGGAGGCTGGGAAACCACTTGCGATGATGCTTAG
- a CDS encoding HlyD family secretion protein, whose translation MNRNYFYLVLAATLCSVLLILFSFWKNAEEPKSPEYFIKPPLSPFKSYISGVGVVQPVSGNIQVGTPVNRIIEKVFVTVGEKVKKGDILFKLENKDLMADLLVKQMAYKSAKARLQKLEALPHPEDLASAEAALQSAQTEMNAAKSQFDMVLSLPDSRAISQEESDRRYFRYQQAKDQYREAEAKFEKVKSGTWKPDLEIANYETMFAKANVTAIQTDIQRTIIRSPIDGTVLQIKIHEGEFSVPSNARTPIMIIGDTTEMYLRVSINQLEVAYFSSTAPAVAFLQGDASHEFPLEFVRIEPFLVAKEDLTNEINEKVDTQIFQIVYKIVKSDPHIFVGARMDVFIERELSK comes from the coding sequence ATGAACAGAAATTATTTTTATCTCGTCTTAGCTGCGACTTTATGCAGCGTCCTTTTGATTCTTTTTTCCTTTTGGAAAAATGCAGAAGAACCCAAAAGTCCCGAATATTTTATTAAACCCCCTCTATCCCCTTTTAAATCATACATTTCAGGTGTAGGGGTTGTACAGCCGGTTTCAGGAAATATTCAAGTGGGAACTCCTGTAAACCGCATCATTGAAAAAGTATTCGTGACAGTTGGAGAAAAAGTCAAAAAAGGAGACATTCTCTTCAAACTTGAGAATAAAGATTTAATGGCTGATTTGTTAGTGAAACAAATGGCTTATAAAAGTGCTAAAGCGCGACTTCAAAAGCTGGAAGCACTTCCTCATCCTGAAGATTTAGCATCCGCTGAAGCAGCTCTCCAAAGTGCCCAAACGGAAATGAATGCGGCTAAAAGTCAATTTGATATGGTCCTCAGTTTACCTGATTCTCGTGCAATCAGCCAGGAAGAAAGCGACCGCCGTTATTTTAGATATCAGCAGGCTAAGGATCAATACAGAGAAGCGGAAGCAAAATTTGAAAAAGTTAAATCGGGAACATGGAAACCAGATCTCGAAATTGCGAATTATGAAACGATGTTTGCCAAAGCGAATGTCACCGCGATCCAAACCGACATCCAACGCACAATAATTCGTTCACCGATCGATGGAACGGTCTTGCAAATTAAAATTCACGAAGGGGAATTTTCCGTTCCGAGCAACGCTCGTACCCCCATTATGATCATTGGGGATACAACTGAAATGTATTTAAGGGTCAGCATTAACCAATTAGAAGTGGCCTATTTTAGTTCTACAGCTCCAGCAGTTGCATTCCTTCAAGGGGATGCTAGTCATGAATTTCCACTGGAATTTGTACGCATTGAACCCTTTCTTGTCGCAAAAGAAGACTTAACAAATGAAATTAACGAAAAAGTGGACACTCAGATCTTTCAAATCGTTTACAAGATTGTCAAATCAGATCCACACATTTTTGTGGGAGCTCGCATGGATGTATTTATCGAAAGGGAACTCTCTAAATGA